The nucleotide sequence GGTTCAACCATTCTATTGAGATGCCAAGCACCAATCCGGTCAAAAAGACCACCGCAAATTTGAACCAACGCTGTTGTCCCAGTGCGACAAGGTTATCAAAAGCGGTCGTGGCCACATCGTTAGGATCGGAGAAGACGTTTTCCTCGAACCATTTTTTGAGGACAGGCGTGATCAGTGGGATCAGCAGAAGGCCCCAAATTCCAAACAGAAACTGTTTAAGCCATTTGGACATGGAGCCTTATTGTTTTTCACACTGAACAACTATCCGGCCGAATCAAAGTTGCACCCAAGTGCACTTCCTAGCGCGACAGCAAATTGGTCTTGGCCACGTCGATCACCTCGTCGCCGCGGCCGCTCATCACTGCGCGAAGCACCCAGAGGCTAAAACCCTTGATCTGTTCTGCGGTGATCGTCGGCGGCATCGACAATTCCTGTGTCGCGGTGACGACATCGAGCACGGCGGGACCGTCATGGGCCAGCACGTCCCGGATTGCGTTTGCGAGTTCGCCCGGATCCTCCACCCGCACCGCATGAATCCCCATGGCACCCGCCATCGCCGCAAAATCTGGGTTGTTGAGATCGACGCCGGTTTCGATGAAGCCGGAGGCCTTCATCTCCATCGCCACGAAACCCAGCACGCCATTGTTGAAGATCACGACCTTCACCGGCAGCTTCATCTGCGTCAGCGTGATCAGATCGCCCATCAGCATGGCGAAGCCGCCATCGCCCGACATCGAGATCACCTGCCGCCCCTTCTGCGAGGCCTGCGCGCCAATGGCGTGCGCCATGGCGTTGGCCATCGAGCCGTGAACCCAGGAGCCGATGAGGCGCCGGCGGCCGTTCATCGCGAGATAGCGCGCTGCCCAGATCGTCGGCGTGCCGACATCGGCCGTGAACACCGCGTCTTGTGACGCCTGCTCGCTGAGGAGGCGCGCCAGATATTGCGGATGGATCGGCTTTTGGCCAGGTGTGCCCTGCGCGAGTTCGTCGAGGCCGGCGCGGGCCTTCTTGTAGTGAGCCAGGCTGTCGTCGAGATGCTTGCGATCCACCTTCGCCTTCAGTTTCGGCAGCAACGCGCCAATCGTGGCTCCGACATCACCGACAAGGCCGAGATCGAGCTTGCAGCGGCGGCCGAGATTCTCGGGGCGGATGTCCACTTGCACGATCTTCGCGTCTGTCGGCAAAAACTGCTTGTAGGGAAAGTCCGTGCCCAGCATCAGCAATACTTCACAGGCATGCATAGCCGCGTAGCCGGACGAGAAGCCGATGAAGCCGGTCATGCCGACATCGTAGGGATTCTCGAACTCGACATGCTCCTTGCCGCCGAGCGCATGCACGATCGGGCTCTTGAGCGTCTCGGCAAGCCGCATCAGCGCGTCATGGGCGCCGGCACAACCGCGGCCGCAGAACAGCGTGACGCGCTTGGCGCCATTAAGGAGTTTAGCCAGCGCCTCCAGTTCGGCTTCGGCCGGCCGAACGATCGGCGGAGCCGGCAGCAGCCCCGGATTCGGCGAGATGCCGCGCTTCGGCGCTGATCGCAGCGCGACGTCGCCGGGGATGACGATAACCGCGACGCCGCGCCGCCCCACGGCCGCGCGAATGGCGTTTTCCAGGACGTAAGGCAATTGCGCCGGATCGGAAACCAGTTCGCAATAGTGGCTGCATTCGCGGAACAGATCCTGCGGGCGCGTCTCCTGAAAATAGCCGCCGCCGATTTCGGCGGACGGAATCTGCGCGGCGATGGCGAGTACCGGCGTGCGGCTGCGGTGCGCATCGAACAGGCCGTTGATGAGATGCAGATTGCCGGGACCGCACGACCCCGCGCATACCGCGAGCTCGCCGGTAATCTGCGCTTCGCCCGCGGCGGCAAAGGCTGCGACCTCCTCATGCCGGACATGAATCCAGTCGATCGCCTTTCGCTTGCGCAGCGCGTCGGTGAGGCCATTCAGGCTGTCGCCGACCACGCCGAAGATGCGCTTGACGCCGGCTTGCGCGAGCGTCTCTGCGATGAGGTCCGCGACATTGTCGATCTTCATGCTGCATGATCCCTTCTCAGCGTCCGGAGAACACCGCCGTACGTTTCTCGAGGAAGGCGTTGCGCCCCTCCACCGCATCGGCACTCAGGCGAATCTCGGCCTGCGTTTCGATCTCGCGGCGGAACTGATCGGCATAGCTGGCGTGCTCGCTCTCGTCGATCAGGCGGCGCGTCGCGACCAGCGCGCGCGTCGGCCCGCTCGCGAGCTTGCGCGCCAGCGAAAGCGCGCCGTCACGAAGCGCCGCATCGTCGAACACTTCGCGGACCAGCCCCCACTCCTTGGCCTGATCGGCCGAAAGCGGCTCGTTGGTCATCATCAATTCCAGCGCGCGCTGCCGGCCGACGAGCCGCGGCAACAGCCAGGTCGAACCGAGATCGGGGACCAGCGCGATGCGACTGAACACCTGAATGAAGCGCGCCGAGCGCGCCGCAACGATCATGTCGCCCGCCATCGCAAGGCTGAACCCGCCGCCCGCCGCCACGCCGTTGACCGCCACCACAACCGGCACGCGGCACTCGCGCAACGCCTTGAAGGTCGGCCAGTAAAACTTCATCACGCCGGCGGCGATGTCGTCGCCGAGGATTTGCGCCGCCTTGAGGTTCTGGCCCGAGCAGAAGCCGCGCCCGGCGCCCGTCAGCACCAGCGCTCTCACCCGCGGATCATCGTTAATCTCGCCGACGGCTGTCGCGAGATCGCCCAGCAGATCGGGCGTCATCGCATTCAGCGTTTCAGGCTCGTCCAACGTCAGCACGCCGACGCTGTCGTCACGTTCCCGCTTAACTCCCGGCATTCGGTTCCTCCGTCCGCTCGCATTTTCGGCCGGCGCGAGAGTAACCCTAATGCCACCGCGCGCAACACTGCGTGACGTCACGACCGCTTTTACGCCTTCGTCGAACGAACGTGGATGTGGCAGCAATTGCCCTGGGCGATTCTGTTCCTCGTCGTCGGCGGATGGAGCTGGCTGGTCTGGGGCATCTTTGTCCGGGTCAGCGTCTGCGTGACTGGTCACTGGCTGATCGGTCACTTCTCTCATCGACGAGGCGGTCAAAGCTGGATCATCGATGGCGTGGCCGCCCAAGGCTACAATGTCGGACCAGCCGGGCTGATCAGCATGGGCGAAAGCTAGCACAACAACCATCACGCCTTCCCGGGGTCAGCCAGGATGGGCCTGTTTCCGGGGCAGATCGATCTCGGCTGGTGGCTGATCAAAACGTTCGAGACAGTCGGCCTCGCAACCAACGTCAAGACGCCGGACGACCTGCCGAGGCGGCCTGGCTTGGGGCGCTTGCGGGGTCCGGAGAACGCCGACGCGCCCGTTCTCGGCGAGTCCGGCGCACGACCGTGAGATCGGAAAACGTCCGGGATCGCCGCCGCGACCGCAGGCCGCGTGAGCGCCTGCACTTCATGCAACCGCCGCTAACACATCGTTAACCCTGTCGGCCTTAGGGTCTTTCCGACGCCGAAGGACCGGCTGTCTGGTGGCGAAGATGTCGTTTGCGCAAAAGAAAACAACCACTGTCCCGTCCGCCGAGGAGCGACGGCGCTTCCAGCGCGTCAAGGTCCACCTGCTCGGCCGCTATATGCTGCCGGACCGCCGCGAATTTCCTTGCCAGATTGTTAACATGTCGCCGGGCGGACTGGCGCTGCTGGCGCCCGGCATCGGCAATGTCGGCGACCGCGTGATCGCCTATCTCGACCATATCGGCCGGGTCGAGGGCAAAATCACCCGCATCATCGACAACGGCTTTGCCATGACGGTGGGCGCGACCGCGCGCAAGCGCGACAAGCTCGCCGCCCAGCTCACCTGGCTCGCCAACCGTGATATCCTCAATCTGCCGGAAGACCGCCGCCACGACCGTATCGTGCCGCGCAACCCGATTGCGCTGCTCACGCTCGAGGACGGCAGCAAGATGACCTGCCGCATCATCGACCTGTCGCTGTCGGGCGCCGCGATCGCCGCAGAGAACCGCCCGCCCCTGAAATCGCTGGTCATGCTCGGCAAAGTCCAGTCCCGCGTGGTGCGAAACGTCGAAGAAGGTTTTGCGCTCGAGTTCGTCCACGAGCAGATTGCCGAGACGCTCGAAGATGCAGTTACCGCGCGGTAAAGCGCCTCCAGCCAAAAATCCCTGATTTTTCAGCCTCAAAAGGCGGTATCCGCGTCACCGGATGCCGCCTTTTCCCTGTCCGGCACCGGCCAAAGTCGGTTAACGCGCAGCACTTTTCGGGCGCATCCGCTGCTAATGCAGCCTACAGGTGTTAATAGCTAAAATTTGAATCAATTGCAGTTGTTTCAAATTTTAGTCAAATTCGATTCAAGTATAGATCGAATTAGCCGCTAGCTTTACTAGTATTCACGTCAAATGTACTTGCCTGACTTAGCGGCGGCGCAAATCCTTTGTGCGAAAAATGGTCCCAACAAGAAACAGGGGCCACAATGTTGTTCAGGGGACAGGGGAAGGGACTGGCGGTCATCGCCGTCCTGTTGGGGTTAAACGCTTCGATGGGCGTCTCGGTGAAAGCCGGCGAGGCTCTCTATGCCAGCCTGGGCGAGACCGCACGTTCGCCGATCGGCTGGGTCGAATTCTGCGCCGAGAACGCCGGCGAATGCCGCGGCGGCGCGTCACAGCCGCGCGACATCGTGATGTCGCAGACGGCGTGGCGGGATCTGCTGCGGGTCAACAAGTGGGTCAACGAGACCATTAAGCCGATCACCGACATGGATCATTGGGGTGTGATCGAGAAATGGTCGTTGCCGACGGACGGATACGGTGACTGCGAGGACTATGTGCTTCTGAAGCGCAAGATGCTGATTGACGCCGGATGGCCGCGCGAGGCGCTGCTGATCACGGTGGTGCGCGACAAGAAGGGCGACGGCCACGCGGTGCTGACGGTGAAGACCGACAAGGGCGAGTTCGTTCTCGACAACCAGAACGAAAACGTCCTGGCCTGGACCGACACCGGCTACCGCTTCGTCAAGCGTCAGTCGCAGAGCGATCCCAATGTGTGGGTCTCGCTCGGTGACAGCCGTCCGGCGGTCGCTACCGCCTCGTCACGCGATAGATAACGAACAAAGGATCTTACGAACCCGCGACCCGGTCACATCCCCACCCCTCCCCGTCCCAGACCGGTTCGCGCGCGGCCACCCT is from Bradyrhizobium sp. AZCC 2176 and encodes:
- the poxB gene encoding ubiquinone-dependent pyruvate dehydrogenase, with the translated sequence MKIDNVADLIAETLAQAGVKRIFGVVGDSLNGLTDALRKRKAIDWIHVRHEEVAAFAAAGEAQITGELAVCAGSCGPGNLHLINGLFDAHRSRTPVLAIAAQIPSAEIGGGYFQETRPQDLFRECSHYCELVSDPAQLPYVLENAIRAAVGRRGVAVIVIPGDVALRSAPKRGISPNPGLLPAPPIVRPAEAELEALAKLLNGAKRVTLFCGRGCAGAHDALMRLAETLKSPIVHALGGKEHVEFENPYDVGMTGFIGFSSGYAAMHACEVLLMLGTDFPYKQFLPTDAKIVQVDIRPENLGRRCKLDLGLVGDVGATIGALLPKLKAKVDRKHLDDSLAHYKKARAGLDELAQGTPGQKPIHPQYLARLLSEQASQDAVFTADVGTPTIWAARYLAMNGRRRLIGSWVHGSMANAMAHAIGAQASQKGRQVISMSGDGGFAMLMGDLITLTQMKLPVKVVIFNNGVLGFVAMEMKASGFIETGVDLNNPDFAAMAGAMGIHAVRVEDPGELANAIRDVLAHDGPAVLDVVTATQELSMPPTITAEQIKGFSLWVLRAVMSGRGDEVIDVAKTNLLSR
- a CDS encoding enoyl-CoA hydratase-related protein, with translation MPGVKRERDDSVGVLTLDEPETLNAMTPDLLGDLATAVGEINDDPRVRALVLTGAGRGFCSGQNLKAAQILGDDIAAGVMKFYWPTFKALRECRVPVVVAVNGVAAGGGFSLAMAGDMIVAARSARFIQVFSRIALVPDLGSTWLLPRLVGRQRALELMMTNEPLSADQAKEWGLVREVFDDAALRDGALSLARKLASGPTRALVATRRLIDESEHASYADQFRREIETQAEIRLSADAVEGRNAFLEKRTAVFSGR
- a CDS encoding PilZ domain-containing protein, giving the protein MSFAQKKTTTVPSAEERRRFQRVKVHLLGRYMLPDRREFPCQIVNMSPGGLALLAPGIGNVGDRVIAYLDHIGRVEGKITRIIDNGFAMTVGATARKRDKLAAQLTWLANRDILNLPEDRRHDRIVPRNPIALLTLEDGSKMTCRIIDLSLSGAAIAAENRPPLKSLVMLGKVQSRVVRNVEEGFALEFVHEQIAETLEDAVTAR
- a CDS encoding transglutaminase-like cysteine peptidase, which gives rise to MLFRGQGKGLAVIAVLLGLNASMGVSVKAGEALYASLGETARSPIGWVEFCAENAGECRGGASQPRDIVMSQTAWRDLLRVNKWVNETIKPITDMDHWGVIEKWSLPTDGYGDCEDYVLLKRKMLIDAGWPREALLITVVRDKKGDGHAVLTVKTDKGEFVLDNQNENVLAWTDTGYRFVKRQSQSDPNVWVSLGDSRPAVATASSRDR